The genomic segment AGGTCGTCGCCATTCCCGCGAGAAGAAGGAGCGCCATGGCGGGCAGGCCGAACGCAAGCGCGCGAAGAACCTGCGGGGGGGCCACGCGACTCACGCGGGCACTCACCCATGCGACGGCAAACGCCCCGCTCGCCGCCGCAAGAACGATCCACAGTCCGGGTGCCGCGGGCAGACCCCGGTGAAGCCAGAGCCGTCCGAACGCGGCGGCGTCGATGGCAGCCAGGACGCTCGCGATCGCGGCGGCTCGCGCCAATCCCGCCCGGAGCTTCCCGCGAGCGAGAGTCGCCAGCGCCGCGCCCGCGGCGGCCCCGACCAGCGCATGCATGGCGACATAGGCAGCGGTACCCATGGCGGCGGTATCCAGATGCGTGAGTGTCGGCTCCGAGAGAAGAGGACGGAGTCTGCGGAATGCGAAGTTGAGCAGGTCCGCCCATACATGGAGGTCGCGGGATCTCTCGGCCGCGGCGAATACGGCGCCGGCACCGATCCCCGCGAGGAATCCCTCGATCGCTGCACGCGCTCGGTCGATCTCCCGGGCGGGGAGGCGCGCGTCGCTCAACGGCGCGTCTCGGGATGGGTCGATGCGCGCGTGTCCGCTCCAGTGCGACCCGCACCCTGAGATTCGCCCGGTTCGGTCAGAAGCAGGCGATGAATCTCCTCCACATCGGGCCGTGGAAGGCCGCAATCCATCGCGCGGAAGTCCCGTGGGAGGTTCTCGATGGCCTCTTCCAGCATCGGCCGTCTGCGAACGGAGTGGGCGGACTCATGCGGCGTGCGTCCGGCCAGGTCCTTGTGCGGAAGGTAGACCCACGCTTCCTTGAGAAATCGGCGGGCGAAGTGCGCCGCGTCCAGATATGCGTCGCCCTCATCCTCCAGCGGATGGAGCAGCGCGCCGGGGCGGCGCAGCGCTTCCGCCAGCGGGACGATCCGCGTGGCGTCGGCCACCGTCTTTCCGGAACCGAGCGACTCCACTCTTCTGCGAAGCACCTGCATGCGGTCCTCCGACACCGTATCCAGCAGGATTCCGCGCGGCCAGAGGGTCACCAGCCCGAGAGGCGTTCGGGCGGGTTCCTCTTCGGCCGACCAGCGGATCCACTCCGCACGCATTCCCCGTCCGATGCGCACAGCGCGAAAGAGCGGGCTGGCACAGAGCGCATCGGCCAGGCCCTCGCCGGGCGGGGTGGCGGCCCACGCCTGATGGAAGCAGACGGGGGCGGCGGCCAGCGTCCGCGGATCCGCGTGGCTCCCCGCGGTCATGCCTTCGTTCCCGTGAGGCACCGGTGGGCCTCGGGGATCCACGCGGACAGCAGGTTGACGGACGCCCGAATGTCCTTCTCGTGGCACATCTCGATGTGGGAGTGGACATACCTTGTCGGGATGGAGATGCAACCCGCCGGGATTCCGTGCCCGGCCCGCTGAATGCCAGCGGTGTCCGTGCCGCCTTGCGAGAGGATCTCCATCTGATGCGCAATCTTCTTCTTCTCCGCGACACCCCGCAGCGATCCCACGACGCCCGGATCGCAGATCACGCTGGAATCCATGATCTTGATGGCCGCGCCCTTTCCGAACCGGCAGATCCGGTCCTGCGCGGGCGCTCCCGGGACATCGTTCGCCAGAGTGATGTCGATGGCGAGTCCCAGATCGGGATTCAACTGCCTCGCCACCACCTGCGCTCCACGAAGTCCCACTTCCTCCTGAGTGGTTGCGACGGCAATCAGTTCCACGGAGTGGTTCCGCAGCTTCCGGATGGCCTCGATCATCACAAAAAGGCCCATCCGGTTGTCGAGTGACTTCGAGGTGACCGCGTCTCCGATCCGGGCAAACTCCCGCTCACGGGTGATCATGTCGCCGACGGAAACCAGTTTCGTCACCTTCGATTTCGGAAGTCCCAGATCGATGAAGAAGTCCTTCAGCGCCGGCGGCTTCGCCCTTTCCTCGTCCGACATGATGTGGACCGGCTTCGATCCGATGAGACCGAGAAGATCCTTCTTGCCATGAACCAGGACGCGCTGCGCGGTGAGCGTCTTCGGGTCGAATCCGCCGAGTGTCGTGAACCGGAGGAAGCCGTCGTCGTCGATGTGCGTGACCATCAGCGAGATCTCATCCATGTGCGCGGCCAGCATGAGGCGCAGCGGATCCTTCGGGGCGCTCCGACCACGGGGGCTTCGGACCCCGATCAGGTTCCCCAGTCGATCCACTTTCGTGTGATCCACGAGAGGTTCCAGTTCGCGGGACACGACTTCGCGGATGCGCTCTTCGCGACCCGGTCCACCGGGCACGCGGCAGAGTTCGCTCAGCAGGTCGAGGTTCATGATTCCTCCGAAGGAAATATCCGGGCCTCGGCGCGGGGGATTTCCCCTCCGGGGCCGTAGGGGAAAGATGGTAACTTCGGGACAGTGACGACCCAAGGGATTTCCACGGACGCCGCCGGGTTCTTCCGTCTCGGGCGGGGAGACTGGCGTGTGGATGCGTTGCGGGAAGGGAGCTTGAGATGGCCGGTACCGATCCTCTGGAGATCCGGGCACTCTCTGATGTTCTCCACGCTTCCGGCGAAACCTATCTGAAAGACGGGGATTATACGCGCGCGGCGGAGTTCTTCCGCAAGAGCCTGGACATTCGTGAGCGGATCGGCGAACCGCGCCTGACCGCGGATACGCTTGCGGACCTCGGGCGCGTTCTCATGCTGCTCGGAGAGATGGAAGAGGCGGCGGAGCGCGTCCGGAGCGCGCTGAAGCATCGGGAGGACGCCGGGGACTCCGCCGGGGTGGCCGACTGTCACGATATCCTGGGGAACATCGCCCGGGGGCAGGGGCGACCCGACGAAGCGGAGTCGCACTACGGCCGGGCGCTTGCGTTCAAGCAGGAAGCCGGGGACGAGCGCGGGATGGCCACGACCCTCGCGCTGTACGGGATTCTCCACAACGAACGCGGGGATTATCCGGCGGCTGAAGAGCGCTATCAGGCGGCGCTCGCCATCTTCGATCGTGTCGGGGATCGGGAACAGGTGGCGTCTCTCACCAACAACCTCGGCAATCTCTACCTGCGCAAGGGAGATCCTGGCGCCGCAGCCACGGAACTGGAGAAGGCGCGGGACCTGTTCGAGGAACTCGGCGACCCGCGCGGCGTCGGCAAGTGCCTGAACAACCTTGCGGCCATCTACCGCGCCTTGGGCAAGGACAGCCCGGCGGCGGATTCCTACCGGAAGGCGCTGGGCCTTTTCGAGGAGATCGGCGACAAGCGCGGCGCTGCGATCTCGGCGAACAATCTCGCCGTGATCGAGCAGGACTTCGGGCGATATCGGGAGGCGTCCGAGTACCACGAGCGGAGTCTGGAACTGAAGCGGGAGATGGGGGATCGCACGGGTGAAGCCGTGTCGCTGGGGAATCTCGCGGACATTGCCTTCTTCCGTGGGGAGTGGGAGCGGGCGGACCGCCTGCACCGGCAGGCCCTGGCGATTCAGGAAGAGGTAGGCAATCGAACGGGGGAGGCCCGGCTCAGGAACCGTCGCGCCCGATTGCGACTGGTGCGCGGGGGGCGCGAGGCCGCCGCCCGGGAAGCGGCGACGGCGCGCCGACTGGGGCGCGAAGTTCAGTCGCGCGAGATCCAGGCGGAGGCGCTGCTCATCGAGGTCCGCCTTGCATCGGCAGCGGGCGACACCGGCGGGGCTCGCCGTCTTCTGGAGGAGGCCGAGGAACTCGGCCGGGCCATGCGCAGCCGGGAGACGGAGGCCGCCATCCGCGTGGCGCGCGGGGAGGTTCTGGCGTCGGAGGGAGAGGAAGAGGCGGCTTCCACCATCTTCGACGAAGC from the Gemmatimonadota bacterium genome contains:
- a CDS encoding M42 family metallopeptidase, with amino-acid sequence MNLDLLSELCRVPGGPGREERIREVVSRELEPLVDHTKVDRLGNLIGVRSPRGRSAPKDPLRLMLAAHMDEISLMVTHIDDDGFLRFTTLGGFDPKTLTAQRVLVHGKKDLLGLIGSKPVHIMSDEERAKPPALKDFFIDLGLPKSKVTKLVSVGDMITREREFARIGDAVTSKSLDNRMGLFVMIEAIRKLRNHSVELIAVATTQEEVGLRGAQVVARQLNPDLGLAIDITLANDVPGAPAQDRICRFGKGAAIKIMDSSVICDPGVVGSLRGVAEKKKIAHQMEILSQGGTDTAGIQRAGHGIPAGCISIPTRYVHSHIEMCHEKDIRASVNLLSAWIPEAHRCLTGTKA